A window from Polynucleobacter sp. MWH-UH25E encodes these proteins:
- a CDS encoding SprT family zinc-dependent metalloprotease → MKQHSVREAWLEDAVKHLEPIFSKAGYAIPPVRVSCGFPASSSPRTTLGQCWPRERSGGGVNEIFISPKLDDPIQLLDTLVHELCHAVDDCFSGHGEDFKGIAQTVGLEGPARMAHATEELTVKLMMISQELGPYPHHAIVFPPPRPSNASRSKAKCGQCGYEVTLLKKWASYGAPICPKDNIRMQEDIPETIENTTEYDSESLGKGAKAPPDEIRRAIS, encoded by the coding sequence ATGAAGCAACATTCTGTACGCGAAGCTTGGCTAGAAGATGCCGTTAAGCACCTAGAACCCATATTTTCAAAAGCGGGCTATGCCATTCCTCCCGTAAGAGTCTCATGTGGGTTCCCAGCGTCAAGCAGTCCAAGGACAACCTTGGGTCAGTGTTGGCCTCGTGAGCGATCTGGTGGCGGTGTGAATGAGATATTTATCTCACCAAAGCTCGATGACCCGATTCAGTTGCTAGACACTTTGGTGCATGAGTTATGCCATGCAGTAGATGATTGCTTTAGTGGTCATGGAGAGGATTTCAAGGGAATAGCTCAAACTGTTGGCTTGGAAGGGCCAGCTCGGATGGCGCATGCTACAGAAGAGCTCACTGTAAAGTTAATGATGATTAGTCAGGAACTCGGACCCTATCCCCATCATGCAATTGTGTTTCCACCGCCTAGACCTAGCAATGCGAGTAGAAGTAAGGCTAAGTGTGGGCAATGTGGTTATGAAGTGACTCTACTAAAAAAGTGGGCCAGTTATGGCGCCCCAATTTGCCCAAAGGACAATATCCGCATGCAAGAAGATATTCCTGAAACCATTGAAAACACCACAGAATATGATTCAGAGAGCCTTGGTAAGGGCGCAAAAGCACCCCCTGACGAGATCCGCCGCGCAATTAGCTAG
- a CDS encoding amidase, which produces MKDLESLSASQAAKKLAKREIRATDLLLACLDRIGQRESVLKAWVSLGKENALAKAKTLDKGAIKGLLHGLPIGVKDLFDTHDLPTSYGSSIYANNYPSTDAVSVALMRQSGGIILGKTVTTEFASFKSGPTSNPHHSHHTPGGSSSGSAAAVADFMIPLATGSQTAGSIIRPASFCGVVGYKPSFGKISTAGVKSLAPSLDTLGCFGRTVEDVALGVAAMSGDHELAKVADLHNKARIAICKTPEWLYTSPETRGALALARFSAESFAKGNVNDIELPNELKQLTQTQIRIMLSEMSRSLAFERMQFPKKLSTMITSQIDQGASIEFSQYKRDLDQTQMARKAMQNLFNEDIDLIIAPSAIGEAPLIKEGTGDPLFCRTWTLLGLPCINLNISTGPNGLPIGVQLIAAYGQDQFLLSAAKTFALALPDPVLRDQA; this is translated from the coding sequence ATGAAAGATCTTGAAAGCCTGAGCGCATCCCAGGCCGCTAAAAAACTAGCTAAACGGGAGATTAGAGCAACTGACTTGCTACTGGCCTGCTTAGATCGCATTGGGCAGCGTGAAAGCGTTCTAAAGGCATGGGTCAGCCTAGGAAAGGAAAACGCCCTAGCCAAAGCCAAAACCCTGGATAAAGGCGCTATTAAGGGACTATTGCATGGCCTTCCAATTGGCGTAAAAGACCTCTTTGATACCCATGATTTACCCACCAGTTATGGATCATCCATCTATGCCAATAATTACCCCAGCACCGATGCCGTTTCCGTAGCGCTGATGCGCCAATCCGGTGGCATCATTCTCGGAAAAACGGTTACTACCGAGTTTGCCTCCTTCAAAAGCGGTCCAACATCAAATCCTCACCATTCTCACCATACGCCTGGCGGTTCTTCAAGCGGATCTGCAGCTGCAGTGGCGGATTTTATGATTCCACTTGCCACCGGCAGTCAAACTGCGGGCTCTATTATTCGACCAGCTTCATTTTGCGGGGTTGTTGGATATAAGCCTAGCTTTGGAAAAATCAGCACAGCTGGCGTTAAGAGTCTTGCCCCATCATTAGACACACTAGGTTGTTTTGGTCGCACTGTAGAAGATGTAGCACTAGGTGTCGCTGCAATGAGCGGCGATCATGAACTGGCAAAGGTGGCTGATCTTCACAATAAAGCTCGTATCGCAATTTGCAAAACTCCTGAGTGGCTATATACAAGCCCAGAAACACGTGGCGCACTTGCCCTTGCTCGCTTTAGTGCTGAGTCATTTGCCAAAGGAAATGTAAATGATATTGAGCTACCTAACGAACTTAAACAACTGACTCAAACACAAATACGCATCATGCTAAGTGAGATGTCGCGCAGCCTTGCTTTTGAGCGCATGCAGTTCCCTAAAAAACTCAGCACGATGATTACATCGCAAATTGATCAGGGCGCCTCCATTGAATTTAGCCAATATAAGCGCGACTTAGATCAAACTCAGATGGCCAGAAAAGCCATGCAGAATCTGTTTAATGAAGACATTGATTTAATCATTGCGCCCAGCGCCATTGGAGAAGCGCCATTAATTAAAGAGGGCACTGGCGACCCTCTGTTCTGCCGAACCTGGACATTATTGGGCCTGCCCTGCATTAATCTCAATATCTCAACTGGACCCAATGGACTTCCAATTGGAGTACAACTCATTGCCGCTTACGGCCAAGATCAATTTCTATTGAGTGCTGCAAAAACGTTTGCGCTTGCATTACCTGATCCCGTTTTGCGAGATCAGGCATAA
- a CDS encoding tripartite tricarboxylate transporter substrate binding protein, translating into MAIMNIAFAQSYPDRPIVLVVPNPPGGLVDTSARLLSEPLTRVIGQPVVVDNKPGASGNTAYQYVAKAKPDGYTLLISYSGYHVGNPALMDKLPWDPIKDYSPIALLTVSTNVIAVHPSVPVNNLKEFIAYAKANPGKLNYASQGNGSVSHIGTEMFKQITGVDMIHVPYKGSGPAIQDVLAGQVQVFISTPPSLMQHIQSGKLKGLAVTGKNRHPGMPNVPTTAEAGLPSFQLESWVGLFAPAGTPAPVVAKLTDSVKKSLALPEVKERADAAGVELRYQSPTATEALVKKELPYWNKVIKSANITLD; encoded by the coding sequence ATGGCAATCATGAATATTGCTTTTGCCCAGTCTTATCCTGATCGACCAATTGTTCTAGTTGTTCCAAATCCTCCTGGCGGACTTGTTGACACTTCAGCGCGTTTATTGAGTGAGCCGCTAACTCGAGTAATTGGTCAGCCAGTCGTGGTTGACAACAAGCCTGGGGCTAGCGGTAACACGGCCTATCAATATGTAGCTAAAGCAAAACCCGATGGATACACATTATTGATTTCTTATTCTGGTTATCACGTTGGTAATCCTGCATTAATGGATAAATTGCCATGGGATCCAATTAAGGATTACTCCCCAATCGCATTGCTGACTGTATCGACGAATGTGATTGCGGTCCATCCATCTGTTCCGGTGAACAATCTCAAAGAATTTATTGCCTATGCAAAAGCCAACCCAGGTAAATTAAATTATGCTTCTCAGGGAAATGGCTCGGTATCGCACATCGGTACAGAAATGTTTAAGCAGATTACAGGTGTGGATATGATCCACGTTCCATACAAGGGGTCTGGTCCTGCTATTCAGGATGTATTGGCTGGGCAAGTGCAGGTCTTTATCTCAACCCCGCCCTCATTAATGCAACATATTCAAAGCGGTAAGTTAAAAGGCTTAGCTGTGACTGGTAAAAATCGTCATCCTGGTATGCCCAATGTTCCTACCACTGCTGAAGCGGGTCTCCCATCTTTTCAGCTGGAATCGTGGGTTGGGCTATTCGCACCCGCAGGCACTCCAGCACCTGTTGTTGCTAAGTTGACAGACTCAGTTAAAAAGAGTCTTGCTTTGCCAGAGGTAAAGGAGCGTGCGGATGCGGCAGGTGTTGAGTTGCGCTATCAAAGTCCTACCGCTACCGAAGCGCTTGTCAAAAAAGAATTACCTTACTGGAATAAGGTAATTAAATCTGCAAACATTACTTTAGATTAA
- a CDS encoding NUDIX domain-containing protein, whose amino-acid sequence MTEKSFEDLPVGDTHLREDRINGEDVYGGIFLNMKRDQVRLPDGKTALREYLIHPGAVAVVAILNDGRILLERQYRYPIAKACIEIPAGKLEAGEDHLLCAQRELEEETGYTAKKWSYIRRIHPVISYSTEFIDIYLAENLVPGKSRLDAEEFLDVFAAPLDQLLGWIESGEITDVKTTISAYWLDRYRRGLTQARALS is encoded by the coding sequence ATGACTGAAAAATCATTTGAAGATTTACCTGTCGGCGATACGCATTTGCGAGAAGATCGCATCAATGGAGAAGATGTCTATGGCGGCATCTTTTTAAATATGAAACGCGACCAAGTGAGATTGCCTGATGGTAAGACAGCATTGCGTGAGTATTTAATCCATCCAGGGGCTGTGGCGGTTGTTGCGATATTGAATGACGGCAGAATATTGCTAGAGCGCCAATATCGTTATCCGATCGCCAAAGCGTGTATAGAGATTCCGGCGGGAAAGTTAGAGGCTGGTGAAGATCATTTGCTGTGCGCGCAACGTGAGCTAGAAGAGGAGACGGGCTATACGGCTAAAAAGTGGAGTTATATCCGTCGTATACATCCAGTAATTTCATATTCCACGGAATTCATTGATATTTATTTGGCGGAGAATTTGGTTCCTGGCAAAAGTCGATTGGATGCGGAAGAGTTTTTAGATGTTTTTGCTGCCCCCTTGGATCAATTGCTTGGGTGGATCGAGTCAGGCGAGATTACCGATGTTAAAACTACTATTTCTGCATACTGGTTAGACCGTTATCGCAGAGGTCTAACTCAGGCTAGGGCGCTTTCCTGA
- a CDS encoding NADH:flavin oxidoreductase/NADH oxidase — MSLLFSNYTLGSPRGPLTLANRIVVAPMCQYSALNGEATDWHLMHWGSLLNSGAGLFIIEATGVTPEGRITPACLGLWDDRTEAALKDKLNRARNLAPATPVFIQLAHAGRKASSATPWDGGQLLAVDQGGWETLAPSAIPQLDGERVPHELSTEELSALIDAFVKAAQRAERIGIDGIELHGAHGYLLHQFLSPIANQRTDAYGGSFENRIRFPLELFSAVRKAYDGVLGIRISASDWIEGGWTPEETAEFAKRLKPLGCDFVHISSGGISPKQKIVIGPNYQVPFAKIVKDHSGLPTMTVGLITEPQQAEAILQAGDADLIALARAFLYKPRWGWEAAAALGATVKANERYWRCLPREAQAIFGDVKVGQR, encoded by the coding sequence ATGAGCCTTCTTTTCTCCAATTACACCCTTGGTTCACCACGTGGCCCACTTACCCTTGCTAATCGCATTGTGGTGGCGCCGATGTGCCAATACTCAGCATTAAATGGCGAAGCCACTGACTGGCACCTGATGCATTGGGGAAGTTTGCTCAATAGCGGAGCAGGGCTGTTCATTATTGAGGCTACTGGAGTAACTCCAGAGGGGCGCATTACACCCGCATGTTTGGGCTTATGGGATGACAGAACTGAGGCCGCATTAAAGGATAAGTTAAACCGGGCCAGAAACCTTGCACCGGCTACACCAGTATTTATTCAATTGGCTCATGCCGGACGCAAAGCATCCAGCGCAACTCCATGGGATGGCGGACAACTTCTGGCGGTTGATCAAGGTGGTTGGGAAACTTTGGCGCCATCAGCTATTCCCCAATTAGATGGCGAGCGCGTGCCGCACGAACTATCAACTGAGGAACTTAGCGCACTGATTGATGCTTTTGTTAAGGCAGCCCAACGCGCTGAACGAATTGGTATAGATGGAATTGAATTGCATGGTGCACATGGATATTTGTTACATCAATTTTTATCGCCGATTGCCAATCAACGTACCGATGCTTATGGCGGTTCTTTTGAAAACCGTATTCGCTTTCCATTGGAGTTATTTAGTGCGGTGCGTAAGGCGTATGACGGCGTACTAGGTATCCGTATTTCGGCAAGTGATTGGATCGAAGGAGGTTGGACTCCTGAAGAAACCGCTGAGTTTGCTAAACGTCTCAAACCATTGGGATGCGATTTTGTGCATATTTCCTCCGGCGGTATTTCACCCAAACAAAAAATTGTAATAGGCCCAAATTACCAAGTGCCGTTTGCTAAGATTGTCAAAGACCATTCTGGTTTGCCAACCATGACAGTCGGTCTAATTACTGAGCCACAACAAGCCGAAGCTATTTTGCAAGCTGGTGATGCCGATTTAATCGCTCTAGCTCGCGCATTTTTATATAAGCCACGTTGGGGTTGGGAGGCTGCTGCTGCTCTCGGTGCTACAGTAAAAGCGAATGAACGTTACTGGCGTTGCTTGCCTCGTGAGGCGCAAGCTATTTTTGGTGATGTGAAAGTAGGACAACGCTAA
- a CDS encoding tartrate dehydrogenase has protein sequence MNTKKIFKNPKIAVIPGDGIGKEVMPEGVRALEAANRKFGIGMQFDHFDFASCDYYLKHGKMMPDDWFDTLMKYDAIFFGAVGMPNILPDHVSLWGSLIQFRRGFDQYVNLRPVRLLPGVPCPLANRKPGDIDFFVVRENTEGEYSSVGGKMFPDTDREFVIQESIFTRQGVDRILQFAFDLAQSRPKKHLTSATKSNGIAITMPYWDERVEAMSKKFGDVRTDKYHIDILAAHFVMNPDRFDVVVASNLFGDILSDLGPACTGTIAVAPSGSINPEGKFPSLFEPVHGSAPDIFGKMIANPIGQIWSGAMMLDHLGYPEAGNAIFSAIEKVLAAGPAHTPLTPDLGGAAKTDDLGKAIAAAV, from the coding sequence ATGAATACAAAAAAAATATTCAAAAATCCTAAGATTGCCGTTATTCCAGGTGACGGCATTGGTAAAGAAGTGATGCCAGAGGGCGTTCGCGCTTTAGAGGCGGCTAACCGCAAGTTTGGCATTGGTATGCAGTTCGATCATTTTGATTTTGCGAGCTGTGATTACTATCTCAAGCACGGCAAAATGATGCCAGATGATTGGTTTGATACTTTAATGAAGTACGATGCGATTTTCTTTGGCGCTGTTGGTATGCCAAATATCTTGCCCGATCACGTTTCATTGTGGGGTAGCTTAATTCAATTCCGACGCGGATTTGATCAATACGTCAATTTGCGTCCAGTACGCTTATTACCAGGTGTTCCTTGCCCATTAGCAAATCGCAAGCCAGGTGACATTGATTTCTTCGTTGTGCGCGAAAACACTGAAGGTGAATATTCCAGTGTTGGTGGAAAAATGTTCCCGGACACTGATCGTGAATTCGTAATTCAAGAATCGATATTTACAAGACAAGGCGTAGATCGCATTTTGCAGTTTGCTTTTGATCTTGCCCAGAGCCGCCCAAAGAAACATCTAACATCGGCCACAAAGTCTAACGGTATTGCAATTACGATGCCTTATTGGGATGAGCGTGTGGAAGCCATGTCCAAGAAATTTGGTGATGTCAGAACGGATAAATACCACATTGATATCTTGGCAGCTCATTTCGTTATGAATCCAGATCGTTTTGATGTGGTTGTTGCAAGCAATCTATTTGGCGACATCCTTTCAGACTTGGGACCTGCATGTACAGGTACTATCGCTGTGGCTCCATCGGGAAGTATTAATCCTGAAGGTAAATTCCCATCACTCTTTGAGCCAGTTCATGGATCAGCGCCGGATATTTTCGGCAAAATGATTGCTAATCCGATTGGTCAAATTTGGAGTGGGGCGATGATGCTGGATCACTTGGGTTACCCTGAAGCTGGTAACGCGATTTTTTCCGCAATTGAAAAAGTCTTAGCTGCTGGACCTGCGCATACTCCTTTGACGCCTGATCTTGGTGGTGCAGCTAAAACAGATGATCTTGGTAAGGCTATCGCTGCTGCAGTCTAA
- a CDS encoding NADH-quinone oxidoreductase subunit M: MILTYAIWTPIIFGLIILFYGSEKPSAGVRWLALVGSIIGFIATLPLIINFDIANPGMQFVEKISWIPRYDINYYLGIDGISVWFIVLTAFINIFVVIAAWEVIDTKVSQYMASFMILSGLMIGVFAALDALLFYVFFEATLIPMYIIIGVWGGHNRIYAAFKFFLYTLLGSLLTLVAMLYLYNVTNTFDILAWQNARLDIVEQILLFAAFFMAFAVKVPMWPLHTWLPDVHVEAPTGGSVVLAAIMLKLGAYGFLRFSLPIAPDASQYLGPFVIFLSLVAVIYVGAVALVQKDMKKLVAYSSVAHMGFVTLGFFLFSPLGIEGGIVQMISHGFVAGAMFLSIGVLYDRMHTRQIADYGGVVHRMPAFTAFAVLMAMANCGLPATSGFVGEFMVILAAVDYDFVIGILAATALILGAAYSLWMVKRVFFGAIHNAHVEELKDLNAREYFMMTVLTVCVIGMGVYPKPFTDIIHPAVINLLQHVAVSKL, translated from the coding sequence ATGATTCTTACTTACGCCATCTGGACCCCAATCATTTTTGGACTCATTATTTTGTTTTATGGGTCTGAGAAGCCATCTGCTGGAGTGCGTTGGTTAGCACTCGTTGGCTCAATTATTGGGTTTATTGCAACCCTGCCATTGATTATCAATTTCGATATTGCTAATCCTGGTATGCAGTTTGTAGAAAAGATTAGCTGGATTCCTCGTTACGACATTAACTATTACTTAGGTATCGATGGTATCTCGGTATGGTTCATCGTATTAACTGCATTCATCAATATTTTTGTTGTGATTGCTGCTTGGGAAGTCATTGATACTAAGGTATCGCAGTACATGGCATCCTTCATGATCCTTTCTGGGTTGATGATTGGTGTATTTGCTGCACTAGATGCTTTGCTGTTCTATGTTTTCTTCGAAGCAACACTCATTCCGATGTACATCATCATCGGTGTATGGGGTGGTCATAACCGTATCTACGCAGCCTTTAAGTTCTTCTTGTACACCTTGCTGGGTTCTTTGCTGACCTTGGTTGCAATGTTGTATCTCTATAACGTTACCAATACATTCGATATTTTGGCTTGGCAAAATGCTCGCCTTGATATTGTTGAGCAGATTTTGTTATTTGCCGCCTTCTTTATGGCATTTGCGGTCAAGGTTCCAATGTGGCCTTTGCATACATGGTTGCCTGACGTTCACGTTGAGGCGCCAACTGGCGGTTCCGTAGTTTTGGCGGCAATTATGTTGAAGCTTGGCGCTTACGGGTTCTTGCGATTCTCACTACCTATCGCGCCAGATGCAAGTCAATACCTGGGACCATTCGTTATTTTCTTGTCACTTGTTGCGGTTATTTACGTTGGCGCAGTTGCCTTAGTGCAAAAGGACATGAAAAAGCTGGTTGCTTATTCGTCAGTAGCGCATATGGGCTTTGTTACGCTCGGCTTCTTCCTCTTTAGCCCTTTGGGTATTGAGGGCGGCATTGTGCAAATGATTTCACACGGTTTTGTGGCGGGCGCAATGTTCCTATCTATTGGCGTTCTATATGACCGTATGCATACCCGTCAAATTGCTGATTACGGTGGTGTAGTACATCGCATGCCAGCATTTACAGCTTTCGCTGTTCTCATGGCTATGGCGAATTGCGGATTGCCAGCCACCTCTGGTTTCGTTGGTGAATTTATGGTGATTTTGGCTGCGGTGGATTATGACTTTGTGATCGGTATTCTCGCGGCAACAGCATTGATCTTAGGTGCCGCTTATTCCTTGTGGATGGTGAAGCGCGTATTCTTTGGCGCCATTCATAATGCGCACGTTGAAGAGTTGAAAGATCTCAATGCTCGCGAATATTTCATGATGACTGTATTAACGGTCTGCGTTATTGGCATGGGTGTTTATCCAAAGCCGTTTACAGACATCATTCATCCAGCCGTAATTAATCTGCTGCAGCACGTTGCTGTTAGCAAACTCTGA
- a CDS encoding CoA-acylating methylmalonate-semialdehyde dehydrogenase, which produces MNAPQAFESKEDIGHYVGGSVVNPKDGRFSDVYNPAKGAVARRVALASRKEVDAAVAVAQKAFESWSQTSPLRRARILFKYLELLNANRDELAAIITAEHGKVFTDAQGEVTRGIEILEFATGIPELLKGDYTEQVSTDIDNWVMRQPLGVVAGITPFNFPVMVPMWMFPMAIACGNTFILKPSPTDPSASLFMAKLLKEAGLPDGVFNVVQGDKEAVDALIENPDVKAISFVGSTPIANYIYERCAHFGKRSQALGGAKNHMVIMPDADIDKVIDALVGAAYGSAGERCMAISVAVLVGDVAEKIMPKLIERTKTLKVKNGMELDAEMGPIVTKAALERITGYIESGVASGAKLLVDGRGFKVPGNENGFFLGGTLFDNVTPDMKIYLEEIFGPVLSCLRVANFTEALNLVNSCEFGNGVACFTSDGNIAREFARRVQVGMVGINVPIPVPMAWHGFGGWKKSLFGDMHAYGKEGVRFYTKQKSVMQRWPESIAKGAEFVMPTSK; this is translated from the coding sequence ATGAATGCACCGCAAGCCTTTGAATCAAAAGAAGATATTGGCCACTACGTAGGCGGCTCCGTTGTTAATCCAAAAGACGGTCGTTTTTCGGATGTCTATAACCCTGCAAAAGGGGCCGTTGCTCGCAGAGTTGCATTGGCCAGCCGTAAGGAAGTCGATGCCGCAGTGGCGGTTGCCCAAAAGGCATTTGAAAGCTGGAGCCAAACGAGCCCACTCAGACGAGCGCGCATTCTTTTCAAGTACCTCGAATTACTGAATGCCAACCGTGATGAATTAGCTGCCATCATTACCGCCGAGCATGGCAAGGTGTTTACCGATGCTCAAGGAGAAGTCACTCGCGGCATTGAAATTCTCGAGTTCGCAACAGGCATCCCTGAACTCCTTAAAGGTGACTACACTGAGCAAGTATCTACTGATATCGATAACTGGGTAATGCGCCAACCTTTAGGTGTTGTTGCTGGTATCACCCCATTTAATTTCCCTGTCATGGTTCCAATGTGGATGTTCCCAATGGCCATTGCTTGCGGTAATACCTTCATCCTCAAGCCCAGCCCAACAGATCCATCCGCATCTCTATTTATGGCTAAGCTACTAAAAGAAGCAGGCTTACCTGATGGCGTATTCAACGTAGTTCAGGGTGATAAAGAGGCAGTGGATGCTTTGATCGAGAATCCAGATGTGAAAGCAATCAGCTTTGTTGGATCCACTCCAATTGCCAACTATATCTATGAGCGCTGCGCTCACTTTGGCAAACGCTCCCAGGCACTTGGTGGTGCCAAGAACCACATGGTCATCATGCCAGATGCGGATATTGATAAAGTAATTGATGCATTGGTTGGCGCAGCTTACGGCTCTGCAGGCGAGCGCTGCATGGCGATTTCAGTAGCTGTGCTCGTTGGAGATGTAGCCGAGAAGATCATGCCGAAATTAATTGAGCGCACTAAAACGCTCAAGGTTAAAAATGGCATGGAGCTTGATGCAGAGATGGGCCCGATTGTTACTAAGGCCGCCTTAGAGCGTATTACCGGCTATATTGAAAGTGGCGTTGCCTCAGGTGCGAAACTATTAGTGGATGGTCGCGGCTTTAAAGTTCCTGGAAATGAAAATGGCTTCTTCTTGGGTGGAACCTTGTTTGACAATGTCACTCCAGACATGAAGATCTATCTCGAAGAAATCTTTGGGCCAGTACTCTCCTGCTTACGCGTAGCTAACTTTACAGAGGCATTGAATCTAGTTAATTCTTGCGAGTTTGGTAACGGCGTTGCCTGCTTTACTAGCGATGGCAATATCGCTCGTGAATTTGCTCGTCGCGTCCAAGTTGGCATGGTTGGCATTAATGTTCCAATTCCTGTTCCAATGGCTTGGCATGGCTTTGGAGGCTGGAAGAAGTCTCTCTTTGGCGACATGCACGCATATGGCAAAGAAGGTGTTCGCTTCTACACCAAGCAGAAGAGCGTGATGCAACGTTGGCCTGAAAGCATTGCCAAAGGTGCTGAGTTTGTGATGCCTACCTCCAAATAA
- the nuoN gene encoding NADH-quinone oxidoreductase subunit NuoN, with product MQAFDLYAVLPELVLLLATCVLLVASVFVREKVKSVPGVEQDIFHTPRGVGFVYFFSLILLAYLFLAFIGRLSDISLVAMNGLFQSDSLSNLLKACSCGAVFVSLIYSKQYLSDRALFRPDFIVLVLLALLGQFVLISGANLLTLYLGLELMALPMYALVAMRHSSEKSVEAGIKYFILGALASGFLLYGMSMLYGVTGSLDLIEIFKTVADPRINHLVMAFGLVFIVAGLAFKLGVVPFHMWVPDVYQGAPTAVTLMIAAAPKLAAFALLFRLLVNTLLPLMGDWQPMLVLLAILSLVVGNVTAIAQTNVKRMLAYSAIAQMGFVLLGMLSVFDDHAFSASMFYAITYVLTTLGTFGLLMVLSRKGYDCETLEGLKGLNKKHPWFAFIGLVMMFSLAGIPPTVGFAAKLGVLEALVDAEHTFLAIIAVIASLIGAFYYLRVVKVMYFDEPAHEHSVSGSGVAKGILSLNTILVLAIGIVPASLMSICLDAMRRTLLGS from the coding sequence ATGCAAGCATTCGACCTATATGCCGTCCTGCCTGAACTGGTTCTACTACTTGCTACTTGCGTATTGCTGGTAGCTAGCGTTTTTGTACGTGAAAAAGTGAAGTCTGTACCAGGCGTTGAGCAAGATATATTTCATACGCCACGTGGCGTAGGCTTTGTCTACTTTTTCTCATTAATCCTTTTGGCTTATCTCTTTTTGGCTTTCATCGGCCGCTTGAGTGATATTTCCTTGGTGGCAATGAATGGCTTATTCCAATCTGACTCACTATCTAACTTGCTCAAGGCTTGTTCATGCGGAGCGGTGTTTGTAAGCTTGATTTACTCGAAACAGTATCTATCAGATCGCGCTTTATTCCGTCCTGACTTTATTGTTCTGGTCTTATTGGCTTTGTTAGGTCAGTTCGTTTTAATTTCCGGCGCAAATTTACTAACTCTCTATCTCGGTTTAGAGTTGATGGCTTTGCCAATGTATGCATTGGTGGCAATGCGTCATAGCAGTGAGAAGAGTGTAGAAGCGGGCATCAAGTATTTCATCTTGGGCGCTCTTGCTTCTGGTTTCTTGTTATACGGCATGTCTATGCTCTATGGTGTAACTGGCTCTTTGGATCTTATTGAGATCTTTAAAACAGTTGCAGACCCACGTATTAATCACTTAGTTATGGCATTCGGTTTAGTTTTTATTGTTGCTGGTCTGGCATTTAAATTGGGTGTAGTGCCATTTCATATGTGGGTTCCTGATGTATATCAAGGTGCACCAACAGCAGTAACGCTAATGATTGCCGCGGCACCTAAGTTGGCCGCTTTTGCATTGCTATTTAGACTATTGGTAAATACCTTGTTGCCATTAATGGGCGACTGGCAGCCTATGTTGGTTCTCTTGGCGATTCTTTCATTAGTTGTGGGTAACGTGACGGCCATCGCGCAAACCAATGTGAAGCGCATGTTAGCTTATTCAGCAATTGCGCAAATGGGCTTTGTCTTGCTTGGTATGTTGTCTGTATTTGACGATCATGCATTTAGCGCATCTATGTTTTATGCGATTACCTATGTTTTAACTACATTGGGTACCTTCGGTCTCCTGATGGTGTTATCTCGTAAAGGGTATGACTGCGAAACATTGGAAGGCCTTAAGGGATTAAATAAGAAGCATCCATGGTTTGCCTTTATTGGCTTGGTCATGATGTTCTCATTAGCAGGTATTCCACCAACTGTTGGCTTTGCGGCTAAATTAGGTGTACTAGAGGCATTAGTAGATGCAGAACATACTTTCTTAGCGATTATTGCTGTAATCGCTTCCTTGATTGGCGCTTTCTACTATCTCAGAGTCGTTAAGGTAATGTACTTTGATGAGCCAGCTCATGAGCACAGCGTTTCTGGTTCTGGCGTTGCTAAAGGGATATTGAGTCTGAACACTATTCTCGTGCTTGCTATTGGTATTGTTCCAGCCAGTCTGATGAGCATTTGTTTGGATGCAATGCGTCGTACATTGTTGGGCTCATAA
- a CDS encoding DUF1178 family protein gives MKVYNLACPLDHRFEGWFASEEDCLAQQEKGMLACPVCDSTEITRMPSAPHIAKSSNSVISPAEDINANTGSGEVVALTGNDHSQLEAQVQAAFLKGMRELMGKSEDVGTAFAEEARKIHYKEAPERSIRGQTTLDEAESLREEGIEVLAVPIIPAFKNTLQ, from the coding sequence ATGAAAGTCTACAACCTCGCCTGTCCCTTAGATCATCGTTTTGAAGGATGGTTTGCCTCTGAAGAGGATTGTCTCGCTCAGCAAGAGAAGGGCATGCTCGCCTGTCCTGTATGTGACAGCACGGAAATTACCCGCATGCCATCTGCCCCGCATATTGCAAAATCTTCCAACTCAGTCATAAGCCCAGCTGAAGATATAAATGCAAATACGGGATCTGGTGAAGTGGTTGCGCTAACTGGTAACGATCATTCTCAACTAGAGGCTCAGGTTCAGGCAGCTTTCCTAAAGGGAATGCGCGAACTCATGGGTAAGTCAGAGGATGTTGGTACTGCGTTTGCTGAAGAGGCTAGAAAAATTCACTATAAAGAAGCACCGGAGCGTAGCATTCGTGGGCAAACTACATTGGATGAAGCGGAATCTTTGCGAGAAGAGGGGATTGAAGTATTGGCGGTGCCAATTATTCCCGCGTTTAAAAATACTTTGCAGTAA